A genomic stretch from Prochlorococcus marinus str. MIT 9312 includes:
- the stpA gene encoding glucosylglycerol 3-phosphatase, with the protein MEYMASNLKLQKQLISSKNILFIQDIDGVCIPLVKDPMTRELESKYIYAVKEFAKEFFVLTCGEHEGPRGVNRIIERSLGSTTEPKNKELYLRGLAACGVEYQDNNGEISFEGVSEKELNFLSKVPSLIRPKFNFIVNNIFPELSQEDINFHAVKSICETRFSPTINFNSLFELVHKDSDKRKLIQISFEKMMNEIILKAESEGLKDSFFLHISPNLGNKNGRETIKLSSKDDIGSTDIQLLIKGAVKDSGVLFLLNKFIEDKTGKAPFGSNFNFRNSPNSIQGKIDLCKRTIQKEDMPLIVGVGDTVTSKNNNGKKNYLRGGSDRSFLEFIQILGNEFGINNKIIFVDSSSGEVERPSTKKTGLTGISDVYDNLKFDIVFKNGPKEYISWFIELASKRSNFKK; encoded by the coding sequence ATGGAATATATGGCAAGTAATTTAAAGTTACAAAAACAATTAATTTCTTCAAAAAATATCTTATTTATTCAAGACATTGACGGAGTTTGCATCCCTCTAGTTAAAGATCCAATGACTAGAGAGTTAGAATCAAAATATATTTATGCAGTAAAAGAATTTGCCAAGGAATTCTTTGTATTAACTTGCGGTGAACATGAAGGTCCAAGAGGAGTTAACAGAATAATAGAAAGGAGTTTAGGGAGCACTACTGAACCTAAAAATAAAGAGCTATATTTAAGAGGTTTAGCGGCTTGTGGAGTAGAGTATCAAGACAACAATGGTGAAATAAGCTTTGAAGGAGTCTCAGAAAAAGAACTAAATTTTTTATCAAAAGTACCTAGTTTAATTAGACCAAAATTTAATTTCATAGTTAACAATATTTTTCCTGAACTTAGCCAAGAAGATATCAATTTTCACGCAGTAAAATCAATATGTGAAACACGCTTCTCTCCAACGATTAATTTCAATAGTCTATTTGAATTAGTTCACAAAGATTCTGATAAAAGAAAGCTTATTCAAATTAGTTTTGAAAAAATGATGAATGAAATCATCTTAAAAGCTGAATCTGAAGGTCTCAAAGACTCATTTTTCCTTCATATTTCTCCAAATTTAGGTAATAAAAATGGTAGAGAAACAATTAAACTTTCTTCTAAAGATGATATTGGATCAACAGACATACAATTACTTATTAAAGGAGCAGTTAAAGATTCTGGAGTTTTATTTCTTTTAAATAAATTTATTGAGGATAAAACTGGCAAAGCTCCTTTTGGAAGTAATTTTAATTTTAGAAACTCTCCAAATTCTATTCAGGGAAAAATTGATTTATGCAAAAGAACTATTCAAAAAGAAGATATGCCTTTGATTGTAGGAGTTGGTGACACAGTAACCTCAAAAAATAATAATGGTAAGAAAAATTATTTAAGAGGAGGAAGTGACAGGTCTTTTCTAGAATTTATACAAATATTAGGTAATGAATTTGGAATTAATAATAAAATAATTTTTGTAGATAGTAGTTCTGGTGAAGTTGAAAGACCCTCTACAAAAAAAACTGGTTTAACAGGGATCAGTGATGTTTATGACAACTTAAAGTTTGACATAGTTTTTAAAAATGGTCCCAAAGAATACATAAGTTGGTTTATTGAACTTGCTAGTAAGAGATCAAACTTTAAGAAATAG
- a CDS encoding O-acetylhomoserine aminocarboxypropyltransferase/cysteine synthase family protein, whose translation MSNQKFETLQLHAGQVPDPTTNSRAVPIYQTSSYVFDNAEHGANLFGLKEFGNIYTRLMNPTTDVFEKRMAALEGGMAALATSSGQAAQFLAIVNCMTAGDNFVSTSFLYGGTYNQFKVQFPRLGIEVKFADGDSIDSFRNKIDDKTKAIYVESMGNPRFNIPDFEGLSALAKENGIPLIVDNTLGAGGALIRPIDFGADVVVESATKWIGGHGTSIGGVIVDAGTFDWGNGKFPLMSEPSAAYHGLVHWDAFGFGSDICKSLGVPDNRNIAFALRARLECLRDWGSAQSPFNSFLLLQGLETLSLRIERQTSNALELAKWLDSNSNVSSVNYPGLESDPYYSSAKKYTTGRGMGCMLMFSLNGGYENAVKFIDSLKLASHLANVGDSKTLVIHPASTTHQQLSEEEQLSAGVTPTMVRVSVGIEHIDDIKADFEQALSQIT comes from the coding sequence TTGAGCAACCAAAAGTTCGAGACTCTTCAGTTACATGCAGGTCAAGTGCCTGATCCAACCACAAATTCTAGAGCAGTACCCATTTATCAAACTAGTTCCTATGTCTTTGATAATGCCGAGCATGGTGCGAATCTTTTTGGATTAAAAGAATTTGGAAATATTTACACTCGACTTATGAACCCCACCACAGATGTCTTCGAAAAAAGGATGGCTGCTTTGGAGGGAGGTATGGCAGCACTTGCAACATCCTCAGGTCAGGCCGCTCAATTCTTGGCAATCGTGAACTGCATGACAGCAGGGGATAATTTTGTCTCTACTTCTTTTCTATATGGTGGGACCTATAATCAATTTAAAGTACAATTTCCAAGATTAGGAATAGAAGTTAAATTTGCTGATGGCGATAGTATCGATAGTTTTAGAAATAAAATTGATGATAAAACCAAGGCAATATATGTCGAATCAATGGGAAATCCTAGATTCAATATCCCAGATTTTGAGGGACTGTCTGCTTTGGCGAAGGAAAATGGAATTCCTTTAATAGTGGATAATACCCTTGGTGCTGGTGGTGCTTTAATAAGACCAATTGATTTTGGAGCCGATGTTGTTGTGGAAAGTGCAACAAAATGGATCGGTGGACATGGCACAAGTATCGGAGGGGTTATTGTTGATGCAGGAACCTTTGATTGGGGAAATGGTAAATTCCCACTAATGAGTGAGCCAAGCGCTGCTTATCATGGGCTTGTTCATTGGGATGCTTTTGGTTTCGGTAGTGATATCTGCAAATCTTTGGGAGTACCTGATAATAGAAATATAGCTTTTGCGTTAAGAGCAAGACTTGAATGCCTGAGAGACTGGGGATCAGCTCAAAGTCCTTTTAATTCGTTCTTGTTATTGCAGGGTTTGGAAACTCTAAGTTTAAGAATAGAAAGACAAACTTCTAATGCTCTTGAATTAGCAAAATGGTTGGATTCTAATTCTAATGTAAGTAGTGTTAATTACCCTGGCCTAGAATCTGATCCGTATTACTCAAGTGCCAAAAAATATACTACTGGAAGGGGAATGGGTTGCATGCTTATGTTTTCTCTTAATGGGGGTTATGAAAATGCAGTAAAATTTATTGATTCCTTAAAATTAGCGAGCCACCTTGCTAACGTGGGTGATTCAAAAACATTAGTAATTCATCCGGCTTCAACAACTCATCAGCAATTATCTGAAGAAGAACAATTATCTGCAGGTGTTACTCCTACGATGGTAAGAGTTTCTGTAGGAATTGAGCATATTGATGATATCAAAGCAGATTTCGAACAAGCACTTTCACAAATCACATAG